From Parambassis ranga chromosome 9, fParRan2.1, whole genome shotgun sequence, the proteins below share one genomic window:
- the LOC114441792 gene encoding uncharacterized protein LOC114441792, with product MDYKLYRPLILCVLALMLLEVQCSPVPSAASTDGCKSALPSAVRLAKLLEYEANQLLEKHIKCDGCSKDSIPDDVPAATVSGVNFSEQLQDIYTKGVLFRFHIAQVSRYQRELLTDPEDVLKSLSRLNVRLNDILGTTKNLILQCNDSEKPQLTTAAPPQPSCDDDYEKKLYSWGVIVRLKEWLTAVGRVLEEATSDDKKARI from the exons ATGGATTATAAACTCTACAGACCTCTAATACTCTGTG TACTAGCCCTGATGCTGCTGGAGGTTCAGTGTAGTCCTGTCCCATCTGCTGCTTCCACTGATGGATGTAAGAGTGCATTACCCAGCGCTGTGCGTCTGGCTAAGCTGCTGGAATATGAAGCAAaccagctgctggagaaacAT ATAAAGTGTGATGGATGCTCAAAAGACTCCATTCCTGATGATGTTCCTGCCGCCACAGTATCTGGCGTGAACTTctctgagcagctgcaggacaTCTACACCAAAGGTGTGCTTTTTCGTTTTCACATTGCACAAGTAAGTCGTTATCAGAGGGAACTTCTGACCGATCCAGAAGATGTGCTGAAGTCGTTAAGTCGCCTCAATGTAAGACTCAACGACATTTTAGGCACAACAAAGAATTTGATTCTCCAATGCAACGACTCAGAGAAGCCTCAGCTGACAACAGCAGCTCCCCCACAGCCGTCCTGTGATGATGACTATGAGAAGAAACTCTATAGCTGGGGTGTCATAGTCAGACTGAAGGAATGGCTCACAGCAGTGGGGCGAGTTCTCGAGGAGGCAACGAGTGATGATAAGAAAGCCAGGATTTAA